A section of the Ruania halotolerans genome encodes:
- the recN gene encoding DNA repair protein RecN — translation MIEEIQIRDLGVIESATIELDRGLTVITGETGAGKTMVLTGLGLLLGGKADPGSIRPGAEIASVEGRFAPPQDHTALSVAADAGAMLDDGVLLVVRTLAPTRSRAHLGGRSVPQGLLAELGHELVTVHGQSEQIRLRSPALQRQALDVFAGPEHAQNLALYGRLHQQRQDAQRALERWDADSQAREVELDRLQRALERIDALEPRAGEDAELRAEAERLGNVEDLRAAAEHAHRALGGAEDPDAPEGALALVDHARRSLAAAADHDETLADWSGRLDTVSYQLSDVLTEIGSYVTGLEADPERLDQVHTRRSALTEAARTYTDGGELVELLAFAEDARARVAALTAPGAGRDALDTELQQLESDERDAAASVTQGRRHAARLLAEAVDAELAGLAMSGAHLSVALHERSALGPWGAEDVEFSLTPHPGAPARPLAKGASGGELSRVMLALEVAMARQQASTPGGTLPAFVFDEVDAGVGGQAAVEVGRRLAELARHTQVIVVTHLAQVAAFADRHLVVMKTSGAHQGAVTNSDIRRVEGPDREAELARMLSGDPLSETALRHAAELLERPVVGR, via the coding sequence GTGATCGAAGAGATCCAGATCCGCGATCTCGGCGTGATCGAGTCTGCCACGATCGAGCTCGACCGCGGATTGACCGTGATCACCGGTGAGACCGGTGCGGGCAAGACGATGGTCCTGACAGGTCTGGGCCTGCTGCTCGGTGGCAAGGCAGACCCCGGGTCGATCCGACCTGGTGCCGAGATTGCCTCCGTGGAGGGCCGGTTCGCTCCGCCGCAGGATCACACTGCCCTGAGCGTGGCTGCCGACGCCGGTGCCATGCTCGACGATGGCGTTCTCCTGGTGGTGCGTACGCTTGCGCCCACCCGATCCCGTGCTCATCTAGGCGGACGGTCGGTACCCCAGGGTCTACTCGCCGAACTCGGTCACGAACTGGTGACCGTGCACGGACAGAGTGAACAGATTCGCCTCCGTTCGCCGGCGCTTCAGCGCCAGGCATTGGACGTATTCGCCGGCCCGGAGCATGCGCAGAACCTGGCGCTGTACGGCCGGTTGCATCAGCAGCGTCAGGATGCGCAGCGTGCTCTTGAACGTTGGGACGCCGACAGCCAGGCGAGAGAGGTGGAGTTGGATCGGCTCCAGCGTGCGCTGGAACGGATCGACGCCTTGGAACCGCGAGCGGGCGAGGACGCCGAGCTTCGTGCCGAGGCGGAGCGGCTTGGCAATGTAGAAGACCTGCGTGCTGCTGCAGAGCACGCTCATCGAGCACTGGGCGGGGCAGAGGATCCAGATGCTCCGGAGGGTGCCCTGGCGCTGGTCGACCACGCACGCCGGTCGTTGGCAGCCGCCGCCGATCACGACGAGACTCTCGCCGATTGGAGCGGGCGGCTGGACACTGTTTCCTACCAACTGTCCGATGTGCTCACCGAGATCGGCAGCTATGTGACCGGGTTGGAAGCCGATCCTGAGCGGCTCGACCAGGTTCATACGCGGCGCTCGGCACTCACCGAGGCTGCACGCACCTATACCGACGGTGGTGAGCTCGTGGAGCTGCTTGCCTTCGCCGAGGACGCTCGGGCCCGGGTGGCAGCACTCACCGCCCCAGGCGCCGGCCGGGACGCCCTGGACACCGAGCTGCAGCAACTGGAGAGCGATGAGCGCGACGCGGCTGCCTCCGTCACGCAGGGGCGACGGCACGCCGCCCGTCTCCTGGCCGAGGCGGTGGATGCGGAACTGGCCGGACTGGCGATGTCCGGGGCGCATCTGAGCGTCGCCCTGCACGAGCGCAGCGCTCTCGGCCCGTGGGGCGCTGAGGATGTCGAGTTCAGTCTCACGCCGCACCCTGGAGCGCCGGCACGTCCGCTCGCCAAGGGAGCCTCCGGCGGGGAGCTCTCCCGGGTGATGCTCGCCCTCGAGGTCGCCATGGCACGTCAGCAGGCGAGCACGCCCGGTGGCACGCTGCCCGCGTTCGTCTTCGATGAAGTCGATGCCGGGGTCGGTGGACAGGCAGCAGTGGAAGTGGGGCGCCGGCTCGCCGAGCTGGCCCGTCATACCCAAGTGATCGTGGTCACACACCTCGCCCAGGTGGCAGCCTTCGCCGATCGTCATCTTGTGGTCATGAAGACCTCAGGAGCTCACCAAGGCGCGGTGACCAACAGCGACATCCGGCGGGTGGAGGGCCCAGACCGGGAGGCAGAGTTGGCCAGAATGCTCTCCGGGGACCCTCTCTCCGAGACTGCTTTGCGGCATGCCGCAGAGCTCCTGGAACGACCGGTCGTGGGACGATAG
- the murJ gene encoding murein biosynthesis integral membrane protein MurJ → MRLRRLLGPVAGAATMIAALTIVSRVLGFGRWLVQAETVGSGAVGDAYASANLVPNVLYEVVAGGALAGAVIPLLAGPIARSVRADTDQISSALLTWAFIGLTPVAVALSVFARPLAALLPEAAGADPAAQLEATTRFLQIFAPQVVLYGIGVVLTGVLQAHRRFLAPVLAPIASTLVVIVSYLVFGALANGLTNAPDGLPDAAFAWLAWGTTAGVAALSLPLLVPVYRCGVRLRPTVRFPPGVAVRARSLALAGLGSLLAQQASVLSVLWVSRAGGSAGTIVVFQWAQAVYLLPYAVLAVPVATAVFPRLAELASSDQSLFRRTTWSATRAVVAVAILGAGVLVAVAPAVQQLFARCDGMGQCNDTTGMAQALTAMAPGVIGLSMIFLISRALYSMDRSRAAVSATALGWLVVTATALLGVAAFAPDGGEGAQTLLILGVAHTAGMTVAGSALIVLLASAMHTRVPAELLRTCVVAGGGAVVGAVLGRWATGTILDLAGPGAVAAVLAGTLGGMLAMLAVAGAVALADRGIVRVLRRSRA, encoded by the coding sequence GTGAGATTGCGCCGCCTGCTCGGTCCGGTGGCCGGGGCGGCGACGATGATCGCTGCGCTGACCATCGTCTCTCGAGTGCTCGGTTTCGGCCGATGGCTGGTCCAGGCCGAGACAGTTGGGTCCGGTGCGGTCGGCGATGCCTACGCCTCGGCGAACCTGGTCCCGAATGTGCTGTACGAGGTGGTCGCAGGCGGGGCGCTCGCCGGGGCGGTGATCCCGCTGCTCGCGGGCCCTATCGCCCGCTCGGTACGCGCCGACACCGACCAGATCTCGTCCGCCTTGCTCACCTGGGCGTTCATCGGCCTGACTCCGGTGGCGGTGGCGCTGAGCGTGTTCGCCCGCCCGCTGGCCGCGCTGTTGCCGGAGGCAGCGGGTGCGGACCCGGCAGCTCAGCTCGAGGCCACCACCAGGTTCCTCCAGATTTTCGCGCCCCAGGTGGTGCTCTACGGCATCGGGGTGGTGCTCACGGGTGTCTTGCAGGCCCATCGGCGGTTCCTGGCGCCGGTGCTCGCTCCGATCGCCTCCACGTTGGTGGTGATCGTCAGTTACCTCGTGTTCGGCGCATTGGCGAACGGCCTGACGAACGCACCTGATGGACTTCCCGATGCGGCGTTCGCGTGGCTCGCGTGGGGCACCACGGCCGGTGTGGCCGCCCTCTCGCTCCCGCTTCTGGTGCCGGTCTACCGATGTGGAGTGCGGTTGCGTCCGACAGTGCGCTTCCCGCCCGGTGTGGCGGTGCGAGCCCGGTCCCTGGCGCTGGCGGGGCTCGGTTCCCTGCTGGCCCAGCAGGCGTCCGTGCTGTCCGTGTTGTGGGTCTCTCGCGCGGGCGGAAGCGCTGGCACGATCGTCGTCTTCCAGTGGGCCCAGGCGGTCTACCTGCTGCCCTATGCCGTCCTCGCCGTACCGGTGGCCACCGCGGTGTTCCCCCGCTTGGCAGAGCTGGCAAGTAGCGACCAGAGCTTGTTCCGGCGCACGACCTGGAGCGCCACTCGCGCCGTCGTGGCCGTGGCGATCCTTGGCGCCGGGGTGCTCGTGGCGGTGGCGCCCGCCGTGCAGCAGCTGTTCGCACGCTGTGACGGGATGGGCCAGTGCAATGACACGACCGGGATGGCCCAGGCGCTCACGGCCATGGCACCGGGCGTGATTGGGCTGTCGATGATCTTCTTGATCAGTCGGGCGCTCTACAGCATGGACCGTAGCCGTGCCGCCGTGTCGGCGACCGCGCTCGGCTGGCTTGTGGTCACAGCCACGGCCCTGCTCGGGGTGGCCGCGTTCGCTCCGGACGGTGGCGAGGGGGCCCAGACGCTGCTGATCCTCGGCGTCGCGCACACGGCGGGGATGACTGTTGCCGGTAGTGCGCTGATCGTGCTACTCGCATCAGCCATGCACACCCGGGTGCCCGCTGAGCTGCTGCGCACCTGCGTGGTGGCTGGCGGGGGCGCAGTTGTGGGGGCCGTCCTCGGGCGATGGGCGACAGGGACGATCCTTGACCTTGCCGGCCCGGGGGCCGTGGCCGCCGTGCTCGCGGGCACGCTCGGTGGCATGCTGGCCATGCTGGCGGTGG
- the tyrS gene encoding tyrosine--tRNA ligase, giving the protein MNDILDELRWRGLIAQSTDLSALAEALSTGPVTYYAGFDPTGPSLHHGHLVQLMLLRHLQNAGHRAIALVGGATGMIGDPRMSGERTLNTKEVVAEWTERLHAQISRFLDFEGENPAQMVNNLDWTAPLSAIDFLRDVGKHYRLGTMLAKDTVARRLNSDEGISFTEFSYQILQGMDFLELHRRYGCTLQTGGSDQWGNLLSGVDLVHKADGVSVHALTTPLITKADGTKFGKTEGGAVWLAPDMMSPYAFFQFWVNTADADVVGYLKVFTFLDRERIEELAAEVEGNPSARMAQRTLAREVTTVVHGPEATERVEAASAALFGGGDAEDLRQLDADTLADAVAEVPRGRITVGETTIVDALVAAGLEKGRNAARRVVGDGGAYLNNEKVTDGDRVIADADLLPGGVALVRRGRRSMAVISG; this is encoded by the coding sequence GTGAACGACATCCTCGACGAGTTGCGCTGGCGCGGTCTGATCGCGCAGTCCACTGACCTCTCGGCGTTGGCCGAGGCGCTCTCGACGGGACCGGTGACCTATTACGCGGGCTTCGATCCGACCGGCCCGAGCCTGCATCACGGGCACCTCGTGCAACTCATGCTGTTGCGGCACCTGCAGAACGCCGGGCACCGGGCCATCGCGCTCGTGGGTGGAGCCACTGGCATGATTGGCGATCCACGGATGTCCGGGGAGCGCACTCTGAACACCAAAGAGGTCGTGGCCGAATGGACCGAGCGACTCCACGCACAGATCTCACGGTTCCTCGATTTCGAGGGGGAGAACCCGGCGCAGATGGTGAACAACCTGGACTGGACGGCACCGCTCTCGGCGATCGACTTCTTGCGCGACGTCGGCAAGCACTACCGGCTGGGAACCATGCTCGCCAAGGACACGGTGGCGCGCCGGTTGAACAGCGACGAGGGCATCAGCTTCACCGAGTTCAGCTACCAGATCCTGCAGGGGATGGACTTCCTTGAGTTGCACCGGCGGTACGGCTGCACCCTGCAGACCGGCGGTAGTGACCAGTGGGGCAACCTCCTGTCCGGGGTGGATCTGGTGCACAAGGCCGACGGGGTCTCGGTCCATGCGCTCACTACCCCGTTGATCACGAAGGCCGACGGCACCAAGTTCGGTAAGACCGAGGGTGGAGCTGTCTGGCTGGCTCCGGACATGATGAGCCCGTACGCCTTCTTCCAGTTCTGGGTGAATACGGCCGACGCGGACGTGGTCGGCTACCTGAAGGTGTTCACCTTTCTCGACCGGGAGCGGATCGAGGAGCTGGCCGCCGAGGTGGAGGGCAACCCCAGCGCCCGGATGGCGCAGCGCACGCTGGCCCGAGAGGTGACCACAGTGGTTCACGGTCCGGAGGCGACCGAACGAGTGGAGGCCGCCTCGGCTGCGCTCTTCGGGGGTGGTGACGCCGAGGATCTTCGCCAGTTGGATGCAGACACCCTGGCGGATGCTGTGGCCGAGGTGCCGCGCGGACGGATCACGGTGGGGGAGACCACCATCGTCGATGCCCTCGTGGCGGCTGGTCTGGAGAAGGGGCGCAATGCGGCACGTCGCGTCGTCGGTGACGGCGGTGCATACCTGAACAACGAAAAGGTCACCGACGGGGACCGTGTGATCGCCGACGCGGACCTTCTGCCCGGAGGTGTGGCGCTCGTCCGCCGCGGACGACGATCCATGGCCGTCATTTCCGGTTGA
- a CDS encoding DNA-3-methyladenine glycosylase: MTGLAQTDPPEPLDLSAPSTAVAPALLGAVISRGTGADRVAVRIVEVEAYRGGDDPGSHAYRGRTARNATMFGPPGHVYVYRHLGLHHCVNVVCSPEGTATAVLLRAGEVVAGEELAWQRRLDSGVCRRSEDLARGPARLAVVLGLTLADDGLDLQVTSGLPVTTADDATGQLVLTTTMEQGQTRTGPRVGVSGIAGTDAYPWRYWIDGDPHVSPFRAGPRTR, encoded by the coding sequence ATGACGGGGCTTGCCCAGACCGACCCACCCGAGCCGCTGGATCTGAGTGCGCCCTCCACTGCGGTCGCCCCCGCGCTGCTCGGAGCTGTGATCTCGCGCGGAACCGGGGCGGATCGGGTAGCGGTGCGGATCGTCGAGGTGGAGGCCTATCGGGGCGGCGACGACCCCGGTTCGCACGCCTACCGTGGCCGCACTGCTAGGAACGCCACGATGTTCGGCCCGCCGGGGCACGTATATGTCTACCGTCACCTCGGCCTGCACCACTGCGTGAACGTCGTGTGTTCCCCGGAAGGGACAGCGACGGCGGTGCTGCTGCGGGCCGGTGAGGTGGTGGCAGGTGAGGAACTCGCCTGGCAGCGGCGACTCGATTCGGGTGTGTGCCGGCGTTCGGAGGACCTTGCTCGTGGCCCGGCGCGGCTGGCCGTCGTGCTCGGGCTGACCTTGGCTGACGATGGACTGGACCTTCAGGTCACGTCCGGGCTGCCCGTGACCACCGCCGACGACGCCACTGGGCAGCTGGTGCTGACGACCACGATGGAACAGGGGCAGACTCGTACCGGACCACGCGTCGGGGTCTCCGGGATCGCCGGAACAGATGCCTACCCATGGCGCTACTGGATCGACGGCGATCCGCATGTCTCACCATTCCGCGCAGGCCCACGCACTCGCTGA
- a CDS encoding TlyA family RNA methyltransferase, with the protein MARRARLDAELVRRGLARSRQHAAELIDGGRVLLDGSPASKPATQLDPARPVRVLDASDGTPEYVSRGGHKLAGALDALGAAAPQVSGRRALDAGASTGGFTDVLLRRGVAHVVAVDVGYGQLAWELRTDERVTVMDRTNIRAIDPETVQPQVDLIVGDLSFISLTLVLPALVAVATPEADLLLMVKPQFEVGKDRLGAGGVVRDPALHAEAVRTVVRAAAEHGLALRAVVASPLPGPSGNVEYFVHLSAGVATDEEAVLTMVADAITAGPAGDSR; encoded by the coding sequence ATGGCTCGTCGTGCCCGGCTCGATGCCGAACTTGTGCGACGTGGCCTGGCTCGGTCGCGTCAGCACGCTGCGGAACTGATCGACGGCGGCCGTGTCCTACTCGACGGTAGTCCGGCCAGCAAACCTGCCACGCAGCTCGACCCTGCCCGCCCCGTTCGGGTTCTCGACGCTTCCGACGGCACCCCGGAGTATGTCTCCCGCGGCGGGCACAAACTCGCCGGTGCACTCGATGCCCTGGGTGCGGCCGCTCCGCAGGTGAGCGGGCGCCGAGCGCTCGACGCCGGTGCCTCCACCGGTGGGTTCACCGACGTGCTACTGCGACGAGGCGTTGCCCACGTCGTGGCCGTGGATGTGGGGTATGGGCAGCTCGCCTGGGAACTACGCACCGATGAGCGGGTGACGGTCATGGACCGTACGAACATTCGTGCGATCGACCCGGAAACGGTGCAGCCGCAGGTGGACCTGATCGTGGGGGATCTGTCGTTCATCTCGCTCACTCTGGTGCTGCCCGCCCTCGTTGCGGTGGCCACACCCGAGGCGGACCTGCTACTGATGGTCAAACCTCAGTTCGAGGTGGGCAAGGACCGCCTTGGTGCCGGCGGCGTGGTCCGGGACCCAGCGCTGCACGCCGAGGCTGTGCGCACAGTGGTGCGCGCCGCCGCGGAACATGGACTCGCCCTGCGAGCAGTGGTCGCGAGTCCGTTACCAGGCCCGAGTGGCAATGTGGAGTACTTCGTCCACCTGAGCGCCGGCGTAGCAACTGACGAGGAGGCGGTCCTGACGATGGTGGCAGATGCGATCACAGCAGGCCCCGCAGGAGACAGTCGATGA
- a CDS encoding AAA family ATPase has protein sequence MTEVNPPAETVQAVVAAARAAGPRCGDATIVAIDGPAGSGKTTLAGAVVAELDATVVHMDDLYLGWSGLRDSADRLRREILARLWLGRVGRYRRYDWHAEELAEERDVPAEGTVVVEGVGCVRANTRPFFSVIVWVEAADDVRLARGLARDGTAAEPHWRAWMADEADLFAEARTADIADLHVDAFGRLRQ, from the coding sequence GTGACTGAGGTGAATCCTCCTGCCGAAACGGTGCAGGCCGTCGTTGCGGCGGCCCGCGCCGCCGGCCCTCGTTGCGGCGATGCCACCATCGTGGCGATTGACGGCCCTGCCGGATCGGGCAAGACGACTTTGGCGGGCGCCGTCGTAGCGGAGCTGGATGCGACGGTCGTGCATATGGACGACCTCTACCTCGGTTGGTCCGGGCTGCGTGACTCGGCGGACCGGCTCCGGCGGGAGATCCTGGCTCGGCTGTGGCTCGGCCGTGTGGGCCGCTACCGGCGGTACGACTGGCATGCCGAGGAACTCGCAGAGGAGCGCGACGTCCCTGCCGAGGGCACAGTCGTGGTGGAAGGCGTGGGCTGCGTACGCGCCAACACCCGCCCGTTCTTCAGTGTGATCGTGTGGGTCGAAGCGGCCGACGATGTGCGGCTCGCGCGTGGCCTGGCGCGCGATGGGACAGCCGCAGAACCGCATTGGCGCGCCTGGATGGCGGACGAGGCGGACCTGTTTGCTGAGGCACGCACGGCCGATATTGCTGACCTGCATGTCGACGCGTTCGGACGGTTGCGCCAATGA
- a CDS encoding copper transporter yields MIDFRYHIVSIISVFLALAVGIVLGAGPLRDYIADELSGQVDQLREEKDALRTELDDTQAALQDRSTFLTDAAPQLFDGALDGRTVVIVELPGVDPDVSGAVQARVDQAGGTVTGTVALTDAWFDPSEVAFRSGIAENLVASMNPAPADAASGDRVLAQALGQALTLRDPDDPQQRSAEAEQILELLRTGELIGEEASVDGPAYATVVIGPLDPDDPLTATEIEELASVNESAITLAEGLAETGEASVVAGVDGGPGTLLTALRADDEASAEVTTVDSVGTITGQVTVPLALAAAIADDGGHFGLSEAADAVVPDRHDLPAPDPLQFARGPIEADE; encoded by the coding sequence GTGATCGACTTCCGCTACCACATCGTCTCCATCATTTCGGTGTTCCTCGCGCTCGCCGTCGGCATCGTGCTGGGCGCCGGACCGTTGCGCGATTACATCGCCGATGAGCTCTCCGGGCAGGTTGACCAGCTCCGGGAGGAGAAGGACGCGCTCCGCACCGAGCTCGACGATACCCAGGCTGCACTTCAGGATCGGAGCACGTTCCTCACCGACGCCGCCCCGCAACTCTTCGACGGCGCGCTGGACGGGCGCACAGTAGTCATCGTCGAGCTTCCTGGCGTCGATCCGGACGTCTCTGGTGCGGTGCAGGCGAGGGTGGACCAGGCCGGTGGGACTGTCACCGGCACAGTTGCGCTGACCGATGCGTGGTTCGATCCGAGCGAAGTTGCCTTCCGCTCCGGAATCGCGGAGAACCTGGTGGCGTCGATGAACCCGGCCCCGGCCGATGCTGCCAGCGGCGACCGGGTGCTGGCGCAGGCACTCGGACAAGCGCTCACCCTGCGCGATCCGGATGACCCGCAGCAGCGCTCAGCCGAGGCTGAGCAGATCCTCGAACTGTTGCGCACCGGTGAGCTGATCGGTGAAGAAGCATCAGTGGATGGGCCCGCCTACGCCACCGTCGTGATCGGACCACTCGATCCCGACGACCCGCTCACAGCTACCGAGATCGAGGAGTTGGCGAGCGTCAACGAGTCCGCCATTACCCTCGCCGAAGGGCTCGCCGAGACAGGTGAAGCGTCCGTGGTCGCAGGCGTCGACGGCGGGCCGGGCACGCTACTGACGGCGCTACGCGCCGATGATGAGGCGTCCGCAGAGGTCACCACAGTCGATTCGGTGGGCACCATCACCGGGCAGGTCACCGTTCCGCTTGCGCTCGCCGCTGCGATCGCCGACGACGGAGGGCACTTCGGTCTGTCGGAGGCCGCCGACGCTGTGGTGCCCGACCGTCACGATCTGCCGGCACCCGATCCGCTCCAGTTCGCACGTGGCCCCATCGAGGCGGACGAATGA
- a CDS encoding NAD kinase → MTRNVLILTHPTRPAAQRAAEQVATELRAHGMAPVTEEDMTAAPGIDLELVIVLGGDGTILRAAELVRGRETPLVGINLGHVGFLAESEVDRVSHVVSRAAARDYLVEERITLDVAVTRPDESEPAHGWAINDVSVEKAERERMVEVAIGIDDRGLSTFGCDGVVMATPTGSTAYAFSAGGPVVWPDVDAMLLVPISAHSLFARPLVVGPNSRMAVEILSRSFTSAVIWCDGRRRIDAPPGSRIDVVRGSERVRLARFNRAPFTDRLVGKFNLPVAGWRGGEETL, encoded by the coding sequence ATGACGCGAAACGTCCTGATCCTCACCCACCCGACGCGACCTGCGGCACAGCGGGCCGCTGAGCAGGTGGCCACCGAGTTGCGAGCACACGGAATGGCTCCGGTCACCGAGGAGGACATGACCGCAGCCCCCGGCATCGATCTCGAGCTGGTGATCGTTCTCGGCGGGGACGGCACCATTCTTCGTGCGGCTGAGTTGGTGCGCGGCCGGGAGACGCCACTCGTCGGAATCAACCTCGGCCACGTCGGCTTCCTTGCCGAATCCGAAGTGGACCGCGTCTCGCACGTGGTCTCCCGCGCAGCTGCACGTGATTACCTCGTCGAAGAGCGGATCACCCTGGACGTCGCCGTGACCCGGCCCGATGAGAGCGAGCCCGCGCACGGGTGGGCAATCAACGACGTCAGTGTCGAAAAGGCCGAACGGGAGCGAATGGTCGAAGTTGCCATCGGAATCGACGACCGGGGGCTGTCCACGTTCGGCTGCGACGGGGTCGTGATGGCTACCCCGACCGGATCGACTGCGTATGCGTTCTCTGCCGGAGGTCCGGTCGTATGGCCAGACGTCGACGCCATGCTCCTGGTGCCGATCAGTGCGCACAGTCTGTTCGCTCGACCGCTTGTGGTTGGCCCCAACTCGCGGATGGCTGTCGAAATACTCAGCCGCAGTTTCACTTCCGCTGTGATCTGGTGTGATGGCCGGCGCCGGATCGATGCACCGCCCGGGTCACGAATTGACGTAGTTCGCGGCTCCGAACGCGTGCGACTGGCACGCTTCAACCGCGCGCCCTTCACTGACCGGCTCGTCGGGAAGTTCAATCTCCCGGTGGCCGGTTGGCGCGGGGGAGAGGAGACGTTGTGA
- a CDS encoding HAD-IIA family hydrolase produces MTEDGASGATLIGSERPLQEAFDVALLDLDGVVYRGAQDVPHAADAVATAREVGMGTMFVTNNAARSPQTVARHLTDLAVPTGPEEVTTAAQAAAALVASEADAQTRVLAIGGDGLREALLAEGLTVVDSAREAPTVVVQGFAPTLGWSDLAEAVYAINGGATFIASNTDATLPTERGMAPGNGSLVAAVVHATGVRPRSTGKPQPEIFQQAAERSGARRPLVVGDRLNTDLAGALAAGFPGLHVLTGVDGINEVLRAAPCERPNFLARDLRGLAEAHPQPLRTGSMWTCRGAIALVRDGRVMLHRGEAELAFGDTRVSMDEFRAGAAAAWDASDASGTDTVLIQDERPVQLISD; encoded by the coding sequence ATGACCGAGGACGGGGCCAGCGGGGCGACGTTGATAGGAAGCGAACGCCCCCTGCAGGAGGCGTTCGATGTTGCGCTGCTCGACCTTGACGGTGTGGTCTATCGGGGCGCGCAGGACGTGCCCCATGCCGCTGACGCTGTCGCGACAGCACGTGAGGTCGGGATGGGCACGATGTTCGTCACGAACAACGCCGCGCGATCACCTCAGACGGTAGCCCGGCACTTGACCGACCTGGCGGTGCCCACCGGACCCGAAGAGGTGACGACCGCAGCACAGGCTGCTGCTGCTCTCGTCGCGTCGGAGGCTGATGCGCAGACACGAGTGCTGGCCATTGGCGGCGATGGGCTCCGTGAAGCACTGCTTGCCGAGGGGCTCACGGTTGTCGATTCGGCCCGTGAGGCCCCCACGGTGGTGGTCCAGGGATTCGCACCGACTCTCGGGTGGTCCGACCTGGCCGAGGCGGTCTACGCGATCAACGGCGGCGCCACATTCATCGCGTCCAACACCGATGCGACGTTGCCGACCGAACGGGGGATGGCCCCGGGGAACGGCTCGCTCGTGGCTGCAGTTGTCCATGCCACGGGTGTACGCCCTCGCTCTACGGGCAAGCCACAACCAGAGATCTTTCAGCAGGCCGCCGAACGCTCCGGCGCCCGGCGCCCGCTGGTGGTCGGCGACCGTTTGAACACCGACCTTGCCGGCGCACTTGCCGCCGGTTTCCCTGGTCTGCACGTGCTGACCGGGGTCGACGGCATCAATGAGGTCCTGCGTGCGGCGCCGTGTGAGCGACCGAACTTCCTCGCTCGTGATCTGCGCGGACTTGCCGAGGCGCACCCGCAGCCGCTCCGCACGGGCAGCATGTGGACGTGTCGTGGAGCGATTGCGCTCGTCCGGGACGGGCGGGTGATGCTGCATCGGGGAGAAGCCGAGTTGGCGTTCGGTGACACGCGCGTGAGCATGGACGAGTTCCGAGCTGGCGCTGCGGCCGCGTGGGACGCCAGCGATGCCTCCGGTACGGACACTGTGTTGATTCAGGACGAACGGCCGGTCCAGCTCATCTCCGACTGA
- the steA gene encoding putative cytokinetic ring protein SteA encodes MVSLLRRRPRDEDASDDALSRVRVDPRTKSLTKRLRPDEIAVIDHEDLDRVSAEALVACQPAAVLNAAPSISGRYPNLGPQILIDAGIPLVDDLGPDLMQLREGARVRIDDGTVFTDGGDVVAEGTVQTEESVAMAMDEAKAGLSVQLEAFAANTMDYMKRERELLLDGVGVPVVRTEFEGRHVLIVVRGYSYKEDLAMLRSYVREYRPLLVGVDGGADAIVEEGLRPDMIVGDMDSVSDKTLRSGAEIVVHAYRDGRAPGLERVERLGVEHVEFPATGTSEDVAMLLADEKGASLIVAVGTHETLVEFLDKGRAGMASTFLTRLRVGGKLIDAKGVSRLYRHRISNWQVTALILAGLAALAAAAAATPAGQAFFGIVMARFDDIWSSLRDLFTGLF; translated from the coding sequence ATGGTCTCTCTCCTGCGTCGGCGTCCACGGGATGAGGACGCGTCCGATGACGCGCTCTCCCGCGTCCGCGTCGACCCACGCACCAAATCGCTGACCAAGCGGCTGCGTCCCGACGAGATTGCCGTGATCGATCACGAAGATCTGGATCGGGTCTCCGCCGAGGCATTGGTGGCATGCCAACCGGCAGCCGTGCTCAACGCAGCTCCATCGATCTCTGGCCGGTACCCGAACCTCGGTCCCCAGATCCTCATCGACGCCGGCATCCCGCTGGTGGACGATCTGGGTCCGGACCTGATGCAGTTGCGCGAAGGCGCCCGCGTGCGTATTGATGACGGCACCGTCTTTACCGACGGCGGTGACGTCGTCGCCGAAGGGACGGTGCAAACCGAGGAATCGGTGGCTATGGCCATGGACGAGGCCAAGGCCGGGCTTTCGGTCCAGCTCGAAGCGTTCGCCGCCAACACCATGGATTACATGAAGCGCGAGCGTGAGCTACTCCTGGATGGTGTGGGCGTGCCCGTGGTCCGTACCGAGTTCGAGGGGCGCCACGTGCTGATCGTGGTGCGCGGGTACTCCTACAAAGAAGACCTCGCCATGCTGCGCTCCTACGTACGCGAGTATCGTCCGCTACTGGTCGGCGTGGACGGCGGTGCGGATGCCATCGTGGAGGAGGGGCTGCGTCCGGACATGATCGTCGGAGACATGGATTCCGTCTCCGACAAGACGTTACGCAGCGGTGCCGAGATCGTGGTGCACGCCTACCGCGACGGCCGCGCACCCGGTCTGGAACGCGTGGAACGCCTCGGCGTGGAGCATGTGGAGTTTCCAGCGACTGGGACCAGCGAGGATGTCGCCATGCTGCTTGCTGATGAGAAGGGGGCTTCCCTGATCGTGGCCGTGGGCACGCACGAGACGCTCGTGGAGTTCCTCGACAAGGGGCGGGCAGGGATGGCCAGTACCTTCCTCACCCGGCTGCGCGTGGGAGGCAAACTGATCGACGCCAAGGGAGTCTCCCGCCTCTACCGGCACCGGATTTCCAACTGGCAGGTCACGGCACTGATCCTGGCCGGATTGGCCGCGCTCGCGGCAGCCGCAGCCGCCACACCCGCGGGGCAGGCCTTCTTCGGGATCGTCATGGCCCGGTTCGACGACATCTGGTCCTCGTTGCGGGACCTGTTCACCGGGCTCTTCTGA